One window from the genome of Variovorax sp. PAMC26660 encodes:
- the tssC gene encoding type VI secretion system contractile sheath large subunit, with protein sequence MANKSKAAEAGSAATTVTTSDMGLLDKIVQEGNMTTEPSQGAYAKKLIGQLASQILDEGMKTSPDKGVVTLINERVAEIDRLLTDQLNAILHAPEFQALEGSWRGLRDMVFGTETGSNLKLRLLNVSKKDLLKDLETAVDHDTSVLFKKIYEEEYGTYGGHPYSLLIGDYYFGRHPQDIALLERVSRVAAAAHAPFIAAAAPALFDFKSFTELGIPRDLSKTFESAELASWRSFRESEDSRYVSLVLPSYAARLPYGAKTNPVENFNYEEDVDGSDHGKYLWANAAYQLGLRITQAHSLYGWTTAIRGVEGGGKVDGMVAHAYKTDEGDIALKPPTEVTITDRREKELSDLGFIAIVNSKGSNTAAFFGGQTVNKPKVYDKDAANANAAVSARLPYILAASRFAHYLKVIVRDKVGSFQTQTDMQKHLNNWVANYVLVSPSAPQAMKAKYPLSQARVDVTEVPGKPGSYRAIAFLKPHFQLEELSASIRLVADLPAAAA encoded by the coding sequence ATGGCCAACAAATCCAAAGCCGCCGAAGCCGGCAGCGCAGCAACCACCGTCACGACCAGTGACATGGGTCTGCTCGACAAGATCGTCCAAGAAGGCAACATGACGACCGAGCCTTCGCAGGGCGCCTACGCGAAGAAGCTGATCGGTCAGCTGGCTTCGCAGATCCTCGACGAAGGCATGAAGACCAGCCCCGACAAGGGCGTGGTCACGCTGATCAACGAGCGCGTCGCCGAAATCGACCGCCTGCTGACCGACCAGCTCAACGCGATCCTGCACGCCCCCGAGTTCCAGGCCCTCGAAGGCTCCTGGCGCGGGCTGCGCGACATGGTTTTCGGCACCGAGACCGGCAGCAACCTGAAGCTGCGCCTGCTCAACGTGAGCAAGAAAGACCTGCTCAAGGACCTGGAGACCGCCGTCGACCACGACACCAGCGTGCTCTTCAAGAAGATCTACGAAGAGGAATACGGCACCTACGGCGGCCACCCCTACTCGCTGCTGATCGGCGACTACTACTTCGGCCGCCACCCGCAAGACATCGCCCTGCTGGAGCGCGTCTCCCGCGTGGCCGCCGCCGCGCACGCGCCCTTCATCGCCGCCGCCGCGCCCGCCCTGTTCGACTTCAAGTCGTTCACCGAACTGGGCATTCCGCGCGACCTGTCCAAGACCTTCGAGAGCGCCGAGCTCGCCTCGTGGCGCAGCTTCCGCGAATCGGAAGACTCGCGCTACGTGTCGCTGGTGCTGCCCAGCTACGCCGCGCGCCTGCCCTACGGCGCCAAGACCAACCCCGTCGAGAACTTCAACTACGAAGAAGACGTGGACGGCTCCGACCACGGCAAGTACCTCTGGGCCAACGCGGCCTACCAGCTGGGTCTGCGCATCACGCAGGCGCATTCGCTGTACGGCTGGACCACCGCCATCCGCGGCGTCGAGGGCGGCGGCAAGGTCGACGGCATGGTGGCCCACGCCTACAAGACGGACGAAGGCGACATCGCGCTGAAGCCGCCGACGGAAGTGACCATCACCGACCGCCGCGAAAAGGAACTGAGCGACCTGGGCTTCATCGCCATCGTCAATTCCAAGGGCTCGAACACCGCAGCCTTCTTCGGCGGCCAGACCGTGAACAAGCCCAAGGTGTACGACAAGGACGCGGCCAACGCCAACGCGGCGGTCTCGGCGCGCCTGCCCTACATCCTGGCGGCTTCGCGTTTCGCGCATTACCTGAAGGTGATCGTGCGCGACAAGGTCGGCAGCTTCCAGACGCAGACCGACATGCAAAAGCACCTGAACAACTGGGTCGCCAACTACGTGCTGGTGAGCCCCTCGGCGCCGCAGGCCATGAAGGCCAAGTACCCGCTGAGCCAGGCCCGCGTGGACGTGACCGAAGTGCCGGGCAAGCCGGGCTCGTACCGCGCCATCGCCTTCCTGAAGCCGCACTTCCAGCTCGAGGAACTCTCGGCCTCGATCCGCCTGGTGGCCGACCTGCCGGCCGCAGCCGCCTGA
- a CDS encoding Hcp family type VI secretion system effector, with translation MAIYIKFPGITGQTQVEGHKDELEVSSFSFGAQISVTSITTNKTRTLDKPNFSDISLSRYCDSATPQLLQKLASGEVFKGETIISFTREDNGALLDLIVMKLTDAILSSLQLSSGGDPPSESLSLNYSKIEIAYKQQKKEGGPDGVAPFVWNVATNTAS, from the coding sequence ATGGCTATCTACATCAAGTTCCCGGGTATCACGGGACAAACTCAGGTCGAAGGACACAAGGACGAGCTGGAAGTCTCGAGCTTCTCGTTCGGTGCCCAGATCTCCGTGACCAGCATCACCACCAACAAGACACGGACTCTCGACAAGCCGAACTTCTCCGACATCAGCCTATCGCGCTACTGCGACTCGGCGACCCCGCAGCTGCTGCAAAAGCTCGCCTCGGGTGAAGTCTTCAAGGGAGAAACCATCATCTCGTTCACGCGCGAGGACAACGGTGCCCTTCTCGACCTGATCGTCATGAAGCTCACCGACGCGATCCTCAGCTCGCTTCAACTGTCCAGCGGTGGCGATCCTCCGAGCGAGAGCCTCAGCCTGAACTACTCCAAGATCGAGATCGCGTACAAGCAGCAGAAGAAGGAAGGCGGCCCGGATGGCGTGGCGCCGTTCGTCTGGAACGTCGCGACGAACACCGCTTCCTGA
- the tssE gene encoding type VI secretion system baseplate subunit TssE yields MSELVKGGVAPLFDRLVSAPSDRVNGAHLETMESVQDSIGRELRQLFNTRSPLSVADYAQGSGTVLEYGIPDFSALSAQNAADLQQLAASLHLAVQRYEPRLSDVSVQVSATPNRHEVALVHIGAQAQAGVTLRRVDFEMLLGTPDSLMKVA; encoded by the coding sequence GTGTCCGAACTCGTCAAAGGGGGCGTCGCGCCCCTGTTCGACCGGCTGGTGTCGGCGCCGTCCGACCGCGTCAACGGCGCGCATCTCGAGACGATGGAGTCCGTCCAGGATTCCATCGGCCGCGAGCTGCGCCAGCTGTTCAACACGCGTTCGCCGCTGTCGGTGGCCGATTACGCGCAAGGAAGCGGCACCGTGCTGGAGTACGGCATTCCCGATTTTTCCGCGCTCAGCGCACAGAACGCCGCCGACCTCCAGCAGTTGGCGGCGTCGTTGCACCTGGCCGTGCAGCGCTACGAGCCGCGCCTGTCGGACGTGAGCGTGCAAGTGAGCGCCACGCCCAACCGGCATGAAGTGGCACTCGTGCACATCGGCGCACAGGCGCAGGCCGGGGTCACGCTGCGACGCGTGGACTTCGAGATGCTGCTCGGCACGCCGGACAGCCTGATGAAAGTCGCCTGA
- the tssF gene encoding type VI secretion system baseplate subunit TssF, with product MQHSDLLQYYKRELSYLRGQGSDFAQRYPKVASRLSLHGGESLDPHTERLIESVAFLSARVHRDLDQEFPDVAYALLDNLCPSLVQPLPSMSVAQFGLDPAQGKVTAGFRVPRHTMLHARTARAQPVPPQSAPSQECRFRTAWDTVLWPLRIAHAAIDTDAVLRLTLECDTEADFSELEIDWLRIHLQGDWMTTMPLYDALVSGVKSVSVTPEGGAPQTLPANALREVGFAEGEEVLPQPANAQPAYGLLQEYFAFPRKFHFFDLHHLRSRLGRGRRCELAFQLDRPARALRHLDADNFQLGCTPIVNLFPRVSEPLVMDQRHYEYMLVPDRQRDATTEVHSIVSVIASDPDADKPVDVPGFAALGHMDGAQGTQGAVFWAARREPCLRQNIPGTDVFLSFVDQGKTHSRPVQPVVYAHLLCTNRRLAEQVPVGARLVAEGPSQPTHVRCLYEPTAQRDPPLGSETLWRLVSLLTLNHQSLVDGSTGRDQLREMLRLFASDSRRDHAQIHGITGLSARGVTAHVGTEAWRGYCRGTQVTLDFEDDAFVGGSPLLMSAVLARFFAMYTSVNSFVRLAVRSGEEVRKQWAPMTGRQVVL from the coding sequence ATCCAGCATAGCGACCTGCTGCAGTACTACAAGCGCGAACTGTCCTACCTGCGAGGACAGGGGTCGGACTTCGCCCAGCGCTATCCCAAGGTCGCCTCGCGGCTGTCGCTGCACGGCGGCGAATCGCTCGATCCGCACACCGAACGGCTGATCGAATCGGTGGCCTTTTTGTCGGCGCGCGTGCACCGCGACCTCGACCAGGAATTTCCAGACGTCGCCTACGCGCTGCTCGACAACCTCTGCCCGTCGCTGGTGCAGCCGCTGCCCTCGATGTCGGTGGCGCAATTCGGCCTCGATCCGGCGCAAGGCAAGGTCACTGCGGGCTTTCGCGTGCCGCGCCACACCATGCTGCATGCGCGCACCGCGCGCGCCCAGCCCGTGCCGCCGCAATCCGCGCCCTCGCAGGAGTGCCGCTTTCGCACCGCCTGGGACACCGTGCTGTGGCCCCTGCGCATTGCGCACGCCGCCATCGACACCGACGCCGTGCTGCGGCTCACGCTCGAATGCGATACCGAGGCCGACTTCTCCGAACTGGAGATCGACTGGCTGCGCATCCACCTGCAAGGCGACTGGATGACCACGATGCCGCTGTACGACGCGCTGGTGTCGGGCGTCAAGTCGGTCAGCGTCACTCCCGAAGGCGGCGCGCCGCAGACGCTGCCGGCCAACGCGTTGCGCGAGGTCGGCTTTGCCGAAGGCGAGGAAGTGCTGCCGCAGCCCGCCAACGCACAACCGGCCTACGGCCTGCTGCAGGAGTACTTCGCGTTTCCGCGCAAGTTTCATTTCTTCGACCTGCACCACCTGCGTTCGCGCCTGGGGCGCGGGCGCCGCTGCGAGCTGGCATTCCAGCTCGACCGGCCCGCACGCGCGCTGCGGCACCTGGACGCCGACAACTTCCAGCTCGGCTGCACGCCCATCGTCAACCTGTTCCCGCGCGTGAGCGAGCCGCTGGTGATGGACCAGCGCCACTACGAATACATGCTGGTGCCCGACCGCCAGCGCGACGCGACCACCGAGGTGCACTCCATCGTCTCGGTGATCGCCTCCGACCCCGATGCCGACAAGCCCGTCGACGTGCCGGGCTTCGCCGCCCTGGGCCACATGGATGGCGCACAGGGCACGCAGGGCGCGGTGTTCTGGGCCGCGCGGCGCGAGCCCTGCCTGCGCCAGAACATCCCCGGCACCGACGTCTTCCTGTCCTTCGTCGACCAGGGCAAGACGCACAGCCGGCCTGTGCAGCCTGTGGTCTACGCGCACCTGCTGTGCACCAACCGGCGGCTGGCGGAGCAGGTGCCCGTGGGCGCGCGCCTTGTGGCCGAGGGACCGTCGCAGCCCACGCACGTGCGCTGCCTGTACGAGCCCACCGCGCAGCGCGACCCACCGCTGGGCAGCGAGACGCTGTGGCGGCTGGTGTCGCTGCTCACACTCAACCACCAGTCGCTGGTGGACGGCTCCACCGGCCGCGACCAGTTGCGCGAGATGCTGCGGCTGTTCGCCTCCGACAGCCGCCGCGACCATGCCCAGATCCACGGCATCACCGGGCTCTCGGCGCGCGGCGTCACCGCGCACGTGGGCACCGAGGCCTGGCGTGGCTACTGCCGCGGCACGCAGGTCACGCTCGATTTCGAGGACGACGCCTTCGTCGGCGGGTCCCCGCTGCTGATGTCGGCCGTGCTCGCGCGGTTCTTCGCGATGTACACCTCGGTGAACTCCTTCGTTCGCCTCGCGGTGCGCAGCGGCGAGGAAGTCCGCAAGCAATGGGCGCCGATGACAGGTCGCCAGGTCGTGCTGTGA
- the tssG gene encoding type VI secretion system baseplate subunit TssG — translation MIERLTARPQDFNLFQAISLLERAAPEAVPVGRSRGPREREAVRLHAFVSLAFEASDVREVGTDAVTGEPFTLTTPALSLGGSGGPLPMPFTEMLLERRMRRDHATADFLDIFNHRFLAFLYRSRRKHHVALNPQSPSGSTLASTLDAASALGLRTGVRAPDGSALWLRHAGLLGGAPRSMTALLALLRDRLGVQVQGTQFRGRWLALEPDASARLDMRTPLGGGAVLGKRVWDQGAGIRLTFSDLSQQRLHGLLPRGADHALAKWLVRRFIPQDLKVETELRLAPTEARSNKLCAANPMRLGWTSWIAGPTFRGALPPVRHTLTSDAGDTPGA, via the coding sequence GTGATCGAACGCCTGACCGCCCGTCCGCAGGACTTCAACCTGTTCCAGGCCATCAGCCTGCTCGAGCGCGCCGCGCCCGAGGCGGTGCCCGTGGGCCGCTCGCGAGGCCCGCGCGAGCGCGAGGCCGTGCGGCTGCACGCCTTCGTCTCGCTGGCATTCGAGGCCAGCGACGTGCGCGAGGTTGGCACCGATGCGGTCACCGGCGAGCCCTTCACGCTCACAACGCCCGCGCTGTCGCTGGGCGGCAGCGGCGGCCCGCTGCCGATGCCTTTCACCGAAATGCTGCTGGAGCGCCGGATGCGGCGCGACCATGCGACGGCGGACTTCCTCGACATATTCAACCACCGCTTCCTGGCGTTCCTGTACCGCAGCCGCCGCAAACACCATGTGGCGCTCAACCCGCAGTCGCCGTCTGGCTCCACCCTGGCGTCCACGCTGGACGCAGCCAGCGCACTGGGCCTGCGCACCGGCGTGCGCGCGCCGGATGGCTCCGCCCTGTGGCTGCGCCATGCCGGCCTGCTGGGCGGCGCGCCGCGCAGCATGACCGCGCTGCTGGCCCTGCTGCGCGACCGCCTCGGTGTGCAGGTGCAGGGCACCCAGTTCCGTGGCCGCTGGCTCGCGCTGGAGCCCGATGCCTCGGCACGGCTGGACATGCGCACGCCGCTGGGCGGCGGCGCGGTGCTCGGCAAGCGGGTGTGGGACCAGGGCGCCGGCATCCGCCTCACGTTCAGCGACCTGAGCCAGCAGCGCCTGCACGGCCTGCTGCCACGCGGCGCCGACCACGCGCTCGCCAAGTGGCTGGTGCGCCGCTTCATCCCGCAGGACCTCAAGGTCGAGACGGAACTGCGGCTCGCGCCCACCGAGGCGCGCAGCAACAAGCTCTGCGCCGCGAACCCGATGCGCCTGGGCTGGACCTCGTGGATCGCGGGACCGACTTTCCGGGGCGCACTGCCCCCTGTTCGACACACCCTGACAAGCGACGCCGGCGACACGCCCGGCGCCTGA
- the tssH gene encoding type VI secretion system ATPase TssH — MDIDIRTLLGRLNPECKRAMEQAAELCVQQTHYNVDLEHLLLKLVDNEAPDLRLVFGRFGIRPDAVQAQLQKSLDTFKRGNGRTPSLAPDFAPLFQEAWLMSSMLLGQQHIRSGTLMLALLEVDRLRGRLVDAAPALLQIPRGTLRDELAGLLQSSPEDAAASALANAPVAPAASAPAVNQPAAPSASAAGTPPLQMPTARRNNSATPSLDQYTVDMTQLARDGAIDPIRGRDGEIRQIIDVLLRRRQNNPILTGEAGVGKTAVVEGFAQRVVQGDVPPALRQVSVRSLDLALLQAGAGVKGEFENRLKSVIAEVKASPTPVILFIDEAHQLIGAGGAEGQGDAANLLKPALARGELRTIAATTWAEYKKYVERDPALARRFQVVKIEEPSEEVAIDMLRGMVETLEKHHGVEIVDDAVREAVKLSHRYITGRQLPDKAISVLDTACARVAIGQNGLPAELESAARDIATGESELRVLRHEAATGGDHQDAIATLGARLDTLRQKHKRLSDKVDEEKHAVMEIVALRRKISDSLRDNAPPPDEENDPALLTAALRRLEKGLEALQSDEPMVPVCVDGVMVAEVISGWTGIPVGKMMTDELHTVLNLKEKLAERVVGQDDALDAIARRVRTFRADLDDPGKPVGVFMLVGPSGVGKTETAFALADLLYGGERNVITVNMSEFQEAHTVSSLKGAPPGYVGYGRGGVLTEAVRRRPYSVVLLDEMEKAHPDVLELFFQVFDKGTMEDGEGVQIDFKNTLILLTSNAAQDVITQASQGGRRPDPEELVERLRPELLKQFSPAFLGRLALVPYHHLGDEQIRSIANLKLGKLARRFALNHHAAFTWDVQVEDAITARCTEVDSGARNIDHILAHAVLPELSRQVLERISMAAAFTAVHMGMDGDGAFAFRFEPATLS, encoded by the coding sequence ATGGACATCGACATCCGCACCCTGCTCGGCCGGCTCAACCCCGAATGCAAGCGCGCCATGGAACAGGCGGCCGAGCTGTGCGTGCAGCAGACGCACTACAACGTCGACCTCGAACACCTGCTGCTGAAGCTGGTGGACAACGAAGCACCCGACCTGCGGCTGGTGTTCGGCCGCTTCGGCATCCGGCCCGATGCCGTGCAGGCGCAACTGCAGAAGTCGCTCGACACCTTCAAGCGGGGCAACGGCCGCACGCCGAGCCTGGCGCCCGACTTTGCGCCGCTGTTCCAGGAAGCCTGGCTCATGAGCTCGATGCTGCTGGGCCAACAACACATCCGCTCGGGCACGCTGATGCTGGCGCTGCTGGAGGTGGACCGGCTGCGCGGTCGCCTCGTCGACGCCGCGCCTGCGCTGCTGCAGATTCCGCGCGGCACGCTGCGCGACGAACTTGCCGGCCTGCTGCAGTCCTCGCCCGAGGACGCAGCCGCTTCGGCACTGGCCAATGCCCCGGTGGCGCCAGCGGCATCGGCGCCCGCCGTGAACCAGCCGGCCGCGCCATCGGCGTCAGCCGCCGGCACACCGCCGCTGCAGATGCCCACCGCGCGCCGCAACAACTCGGCCACGCCCTCGCTCGACCAGTACACCGTCGACATGACGCAGCTCGCGCGCGACGGCGCGATCGACCCGATCCGTGGCCGCGATGGCGAAATCCGCCAGATCATCGACGTGCTGCTGCGCCGCCGCCAGAACAACCCCATCCTCACCGGCGAGGCCGGCGTCGGCAAGACGGCCGTGGTCGAAGGCTTCGCACAGCGCGTGGTGCAGGGCGACGTGCCGCCCGCGCTGCGCCAGGTGTCGGTGCGCTCGCTCGACCTTGCGCTGCTGCAGGCCGGCGCGGGCGTAAAGGGCGAGTTCGAGAACCGGCTCAAATCGGTCATTGCCGAGGTCAAGGCCTCGCCCACGCCGGTGATCCTGTTCATCGACGAGGCGCACCAGCTCATCGGCGCGGGCGGCGCCGAGGGCCAGGGCGACGCGGCCAACCTGCTCAAGCCCGCGCTGGCGCGCGGCGAGCTGCGCACCATTGCCGCCACCACCTGGGCCGAGTACAAGAAATACGTGGAGCGCGATCCGGCACTGGCACGGCGCTTCCAGGTCGTGAAGATCGAGGAGCCGAGCGAAGAAGTGGCCATCGACATGCTGCGCGGCATGGTCGAAACGCTGGAGAAGCACCACGGCGTGGAGATCGTCGACGACGCCGTGCGCGAGGCCGTCAAGCTCTCGCACCGCTACATCACCGGCCGCCAGTTGCCCGACAAGGCCATCAGCGTGCTCGACACCGCCTGCGCGCGGGTGGCCATCGGGCAGAACGGGCTGCCGGCCGAACTCGAATCGGCCGCGCGCGACATCGCCACGGGCGAGAGCGAACTGCGCGTGCTGCGCCACGAAGCCGCCACCGGCGGCGACCACCAGGACGCCATCGCCACGCTCGGCGCGCGGCTCGATACGCTGCGCCAGAAGCACAAGCGCCTGTCCGACAAAGTCGACGAGGAGAAGCACGCGGTGATGGAAATCGTCGCGCTGCGCCGCAAGATTTCCGACAGCCTGCGCGACAACGCACCACCGCCCGACGAGGAGAACGACCCCGCGCTGCTCACCGCCGCGCTGCGCCGCCTCGAGAAAGGCCTGGAAGCTCTGCAGAGCGACGAGCCCATGGTGCCCGTTTGCGTCGACGGCGTGATGGTGGCCGAAGTCATCTCGGGCTGGACCGGCATTCCGGTCGGCAAGATGATGACCGACGAGCTGCACACGGTGCTCAACCTGAAAGAGAAGCTCGCCGAGCGCGTGGTCGGGCAAGACGACGCACTCGACGCCATCGCGCGGCGCGTGCGCACCTTCCGCGCCGACCTCGACGACCCCGGCAAGCCCGTGGGCGTGTTCATGCTGGTGGGCCCCAGTGGCGTCGGCAAGACCGAGACGGCCTTTGCGCTGGCCGACCTGCTGTACGGCGGCGAGCGCAATGTCATCACCGTGAACATGTCGGAGTTCCAGGAGGCGCACACCGTCTCCAGCCTGAAGGGCGCACCACCCGGCTACGTGGGCTACGGGCGCGGCGGCGTGCTGACCGAGGCCGTGCGCCGCCGCCCCTACAGCGTGGTGCTGCTCGACGAAATGGAGAAGGCCCATCCCGACGTGCTGGAGCTGTTCTTCCAGGTGTTCGACAAGGGCACCATGGAGGACGGTGAAGGCGTGCAGATCGACTTCAAGAACACGCTGATCCTGCTCACCTCCAACGCCGCGCAGGACGTGATCACGCAGGCCTCGCAGGGCGGGCGCAGGCCCGACCCCGAGGAGCTGGTGGAGCGGCTGCGCCCCGAGTTGCTCAAGCAGTTCAGCCCGGCCTTCCTGGGCCGTCTGGCGCTGGTGCCGTATCACCACCTGGGCGACGAACAGATCCGCTCGATCGCGAACCTCAAGCTCGGCAAGCTGGCGCGGCGCTTTGCGCTGAACCACCACGCCGCCTTCACCTGGGACGTGCAGGTGGAAGACGCCATCACCGCGCGCTGCACCGAGGTGGACAGCGGAGCCCGCAACATCGACCACATCCTGGCCCATGCGGTGCTGCCCGAACTCTCGCGCCAGGTGCTGGAGCGCATCTCGATGGCCGCCGCGTTCACCGCGGTGCACATGGGCATGGACGGCGACGGCGCCTTCGCCTTCCGCTTCGAGCCGGCAACGCTGAGCTGA
- the tssI gene encoding type VI secretion system tip protein VgrG, with product MNMREGFTQHGAFLTVRTALGPDELLLDAFQATEGLSQLFACTLTMRADSNTLEAADVIGTSATVALQRHESETRFFNGIVSRFTYLGSSRNFAIYTLELVPRMWLLTLGRDRVIYQTLSTPEIVEQVLTEFGVVYSTQLSGTYAKREYCVRYDETAFDFVSRLMEEEGIFYYFTFADGAHTLVLADSPSAYAPCPHAEKLVVRSGEEDSAHTHAVTRFESDARLVARSQAVDDYDFLTPDTSLLAQREAESGRGFDYVYPSRAESPAAGATRARIRLEEHQAGSRSGRGDSHCHYLTPGTTFTLEEHPREELNAKHVVRSVQHHAEQERYSNSFETLPPTTAFRPPRLTPRPVVAGSHTARVVGPSGEEIWTDAHGRIKVQFPWDRLGKKDEKSSCWVRVSQMWAGKGWGALFLPRIGQEVVVSYVDGDPDRPLVSGSVYNGTNPTPVALPGMSSQSTIRSNSTKGGEGFNELRFEDKKDAEEFYLHAQKDMRVEIENDLSTTVMAGNEVHAVTKGNRTVKVDTGNETHSVKGTRALDITGNETHGNKADFTQTVTGNYELKVTGNLVIDVTGTLLIKSAQTLDLKAGTDLGAKAGVNFKAEAGVALSAKGGASLSNEAPSISSKASGMNAVEGGGMVTLKGGLVKIN from the coding sequence ATGAACATGCGCGAGGGCTTCACCCAGCACGGCGCCTTCCTGACGGTGCGGACCGCGCTCGGGCCGGACGAACTGCTGCTCGACGCCTTCCAGGCCACGGAGGGCCTGTCGCAGCTGTTCGCGTGCACGCTCACCATGCGCGCCGACTCGAACACGCTGGAGGCCGCCGATGTGATCGGCACCTCGGCCACCGTCGCGCTGCAGCGGCACGAGAGCGAAACACGCTTCTTCAACGGCATCGTCTCCCGCTTCACCTACCTGGGCAGCAGCCGCAACTTTGCGATCTACACGCTCGAGCTGGTGCCGCGCATGTGGCTGCTCACGCTGGGCCGCGACCGCGTGATCTACCAGACCCTGAGCACGCCCGAGATCGTGGAGCAGGTGCTCACGGAGTTCGGCGTGGTCTACAGCACGCAGCTGAGCGGCACCTACGCAAAGCGCGAGTACTGCGTGCGCTACGACGAGACGGCCTTCGACTTCGTCTCGCGCCTGATGGAAGAAGAAGGCATCTTCTATTACTTCACCTTCGCGGACGGCGCGCACACGCTGGTGCTGGCCGACAGCCCGTCGGCATACGCGCCCTGCCCCCATGCCGAGAAGCTCGTCGTGCGCAGCGGCGAGGAAGACAGCGCGCACACCCATGCCGTCACCCGCTTCGAGTCGGATGCACGGCTGGTGGCCAGGTCGCAGGCGGTGGACGACTACGACTTCCTCACGCCCGACACCAGCCTGCTGGCGCAGCGCGAGGCCGAAAGCGGACGCGGCTTCGACTACGTATATCCCTCGCGCGCCGAGTCGCCGGCTGCTGGCGCCACGCGCGCGCGCATCCGCCTGGAAGAGCACCAGGCCGGCAGCCGCTCGGGCCGCGGCGACAGCCATTGCCATTACCTGACGCCGGGCACCACCTTCACGCTGGAAGAACATCCGCGCGAGGAACTCAACGCCAAGCACGTGGTGCGCAGCGTTCAGCACCACGCCGAGCAGGAGCGCTACAGCAACAGCTTCGAGACCCTGCCTCCCACCACCGCCTTCCGCCCGCCGCGCCTGACGCCGCGCCCGGTGGTGGCGGGCAGCCACACGGCGCGGGTGGTCGGGCCGAGCGGTGAAGAAATCTGGACCGACGCGCACGGTCGCATCAAGGTGCAGTTCCCATGGGATCGCCTGGGCAAGAAGGACGAGAAGAGTTCCTGCTGGGTGCGCGTCTCGCAGATGTGGGCCGGCAAGGGCTGGGGCGCGCTCTTCCTGCCGCGCATCGGGCAGGAGGTGGTCGTGAGCTATGTCGATGGCGACCCCGACCGGCCGCTGGTCTCGGGCAGCGTCTACAACGGCACGAACCCCACGCCGGTCGCCTTGCCGGGCATGTCGTCGCAAAGCACCATTCGCTCGAACTCGACCAAGGGCGGCGAAGGGTTCAACGAGCTGCGCTTCGAGGACAAGAAGGACGCCGAAGAGTTCTACCTGCACGCGCAGAAAGACATGCGCGTGGAAATCGAGAACGACCTGAGCACCACGGTGATGGCCGGCAACGAGGTCCACGCCGTCACCAAGGGCAATCGCACGGTCAAGGTCGACACGGGCAACGAGACCCACTCGGTCAAGGGCACGCGCGCGCTGGACATCACGGGCAACGAGACGCACGGCAACAAAGCCGACTTCACGCAGACGGTGACGGGCAACTACGAGCTCAAGGTCACGGGCAACCTGGTGATCGACGTGACGGGCACCCTGCTCATCAAGTCGGCCCAGACGCTGGACCTGAAGGCCGGCACCGACCTGGGCGCCAAGGCTGGCGTCAACTTCAAGGCCGAGGCCGGCGTGGCACTGTCGGCCAAGGGCGGCGCCTCGCTGTCGAACGAAGCGCCGTCGATCAGCAGCAAGGCCTCGGGCATGAACGCCGTCGAGGGTGGCGGCATGGTCACGCTCAAGGGCGGGCTGGTGAAGATCAATTGA
- a CDS encoding toxin-antitoxin system YwqK family antitoxin — protein MALPSLPSAPDTVVREALDGAGQTVVRASFLGDAAHGPMQVFSATGKPAMEASYQAGLPHGAMRLFDEHGQLLQETQRLGGVAEGITRSYYPSGKLMQTQQHVRGALHGEAVAYAESGDVTARLRYTAGRLEGEATYFHEGRLVRREHYRTGLLHGEVLDHLPSGGVAQSSTYVANVLHGPLRRFWPNGQLMEEIAYRQGKPYGNPRRYDDAGREIVDTAAPPGFMKSLEKLVRGG, from the coding sequence ATGGCCCTTCCCTCTCTTCCATCCGCACCCGATACCGTCGTGCGCGAGGCGCTGGACGGCGCCGGCCAGACGGTCGTGCGCGCGTCGTTCCTGGGCGATGCAGCACACGGGCCGATGCAGGTTTTCTCGGCCACGGGCAAGCCTGCGATGGAAGCCTCTTATCAGGCAGGCCTGCCGCACGGCGCGATGCGCCTCTTCGACGAACACGGCCAGCTGCTGCAGGAAACGCAGCGCCTGGGCGGTGTGGCCGAAGGCATCACGCGCAGCTACTACCCCAGCGGCAAGCTGATGCAGACACAGCAGCATGTGCGCGGCGCGCTGCATGGCGAAGCCGTGGCGTATGCCGAATCGGGTGATGTCACGGCGCGGCTGCGCTACACGGCCGGCCGGCTCGAAGGCGAAGCCACTTACTTCCACGAAGGGCGCCTGGTGCGGCGCGAGCACTACCGCACCGGACTGCTCCACGGCGAAGTGCTCGACCACCTGCCAAGCGGCGGCGTGGCGCAGTCGTCCACCTATGTGGCCAACGTGCTGCACGGTCCGCTGCGGCGCTTCTGGCCCAACGGCCAGTTGATGGAAGAGATCGCCTACCGCCAGGGAAAGCCGTACGGCAACCCGCGCCGCTACGACGACGCGGGCCGCGAGATCGTGGACACCGCCGCGCCACCGGGCTTCATGAAGAGCCTGGAAAAACTTGTGAGAGGAGGCTGA